Proteins encoded by one window of Salicibibacter halophilus:
- a CDS encoding TRAP transporter small permease subunit — translation MKQVVIRTMSGITKINKAMVWVIGTLIAFVSILLFFDVLMRYFFNAPTVWAFDLSTWSTGIIAFGLGGYALAMGHHVRVDVFFENYSRKQKSVVDLVGMALLFVMAVTLIWVGMDYVIHYYQVGAMSSGGMEMPLWIQWLIVPIGGALIGLQGLVRSINNIHIIVTGEDLYNAEEGR, via the coding sequence ATGAAACAAGTGGTGATCAGAACGATGAGCGGGATCACCAAGATAAATAAAGCGATGGTATGGGTTATCGGAACGTTAATCGCGTTTGTAAGTATATTGTTATTTTTCGATGTATTAATGCGGTATTTTTTCAATGCTCCGACGGTTTGGGCGTTTGATTTGTCGACTTGGAGCACCGGCATCATTGCTTTTGGTTTGGGTGGATATGCCCTGGCTATGGGGCACCACGTCCGGGTGGATGTTTTTTTTGAAAACTATTCAAGAAAACAAAAAAGTGTCGTTGATCTCGTAGGGATGGCTCTATTATTTGTTATGGCCGTCACCCTTATATGGGTGGGCATGGATTATGTCATTCACTATTACCAGGTGGGAGCCATGTCATCCGGGGGGATGGAAATGCCCCTGTGGATTCAATGGTTGATCGTCCCTATTGGCGGTGCTCTGATTGGCTTGCAAGGTTTGGTGAGAAGCATCAACAATATCCATATTATCGTCACCGGAGAAGATCTTTATAATGCCGAGGAGGGACGATAG
- a CDS encoding TRAP transporter substrate-binding protein: MMQRWGTTTAFIFVLLVIFSACEPSSADEAAEEAEEETYTLTYHSSYPPSEYEWEPKYQAQERFMELVEERTDGRVTFDVYYSDQLFGQDESADALARGTIDIQNTSPSYWVERIPEGAIASLPYWNMGEEHTRHLLRETEVGALYEEALEDYGVKPLTFWSSSTTGYMSTSPIAEVEDMEGMVMNIVSNLTIDFNQSMGSGVASLPAAEQYEGLLRGTIDAMQFPYYTLDTYNFVEVVDYLSVPTLNPALGMVAISESTWEELPEDIQAIMQETALEMEKDAMEGSQRYTREIFDLAEEEGTEFVPMSEEEFDELEQISQEKIWRNFASMNERTEEMVETLLVENEKWIEENPEADNYMDQYLD, translated from the coding sequence ATGATGCAGCGATGGGGAACAACAACAGCGTTCATTTTTGTGTTACTTGTTATTTTTTCGGCGTGCGAGCCTTCGTCTGCGGACGAGGCAGCAGAGGAAGCGGAAGAGGAAACGTACACGTTAACGTATCACTCTTCCTATCCTCCTTCCGAATATGAGTGGGAACCCAAGTACCAAGCCCAGGAAAGGTTTATGGAGCTGGTAGAGGAACGAACGGACGGCCGTGTAACCTTTGATGTGTATTACAGTGACCAGTTGTTTGGCCAAGATGAATCGGCTGATGCCCTTGCCCGCGGAACCATTGATATCCAAAATACTTCACCCTCCTATTGGGTGGAACGAATACCGGAAGGGGCGATCGCTTCCTTGCCTTATTGGAATATGGGGGAAGAACATACACGCCATCTGTTGCGGGAAACAGAAGTCGGAGCGTTGTATGAAGAAGCGCTGGAAGATTACGGAGTGAAACCGTTAACTTTTTGGTCAAGCAGCACGACGGGTTATATGTCCACCTCCCCGATTGCCGAAGTTGAAGATATGGAAGGCATGGTTATGAATATCGTGAGCAATTTAACGATTGATTTTAACCAAAGCATGGGATCCGGTGTCGCTTCCTTGCCCGCGGCTGAGCAATATGAAGGCTTGTTAAGAGGCACAATTGACGCGATGCAATTTCCATACTACACGTTAGATACGTATAACTTTGTGGAAGTTGTTGATTATTTATCCGTTCCAACCCTTAATCCTGCGTTAGGGATGGTAGCTATTAGCGAGTCCACCTGGGAAGAACTTCCCGAAGACATCCAGGCCATTATGCAGGAAACGGCCTTGGAAATGGAAAAAGATGCGATGGAAGGCTCGCAACGATATACGCGAGAGATTTTTGATTTAGCCGAAGAAGAAGGGACGGAATTCGTTCCGATGTCAGAGGAAGAATTCGATGAATTAGAACAAATCAGCCAGGAAAAAATTTGGAGAAATTTTGCTTCCATGAATGAGCGTACGGAAGAAATGGTGGAAACGTTGCTCGTTGAAAATGAGAAGTGGATTGAGGAGAACCCTGAAGCGGACAACTATATGGATCAATATTTAGATTGA
- a CDS encoding MaoC/PaaZ C-terminal domain-containing protein, giving the protein MSAIAEKQAGDTLEAVTLPPVSRLDLIKYAGASGDYNPIHTIDEEAEKAGLPGIIAHGMWTMGNLAKLFTPYYEEGFIETYQIRFRGMVFLGDEVSLNAEVSEQNEGKITFDVNAKNQKEEDVLKGKVVFKTY; this is encoded by the coding sequence ATGAGCGCGATTGCAGAAAAACAGGCCGGCGACACGTTGGAGGCGGTAACGCTGCCCCCGGTGTCACGTCTTGATTTAATTAAATACGCCGGCGCATCCGGCGACTATAATCCGATCCATACGATTGATGAAGAAGCGGAAAAAGCGGGACTCCCCGGCATTATCGCTCATGGCATGTGGACGATGGGCAACCTCGCCAAACTCTTCACCCCTTACTACGAGGAAGGATTCATCGAAACGTACCAAATTCGCTTCCGCGGCATGGTTTTTCTCGGCGACGAGGTTTCATTGAACGCGGAAGTGAGCGAGCAAAACGAGGGAAAAATCACTTTTGATGTGAACGCGAAAAACCAAAAAGAGGAAGACGTTTTAAAAGGGAAGGTTGTTTTTAAGACGTATTAG
- a CDS encoding MaoC family dehydratase N-terminal domain-containing protein — translation MFEDAIGKRSNKVRNTVERGAVRKFADAIGDAHPIFVDEDAGKASRYGANIAPPTFPRVFDYGEIDGLGLPSKGLIHGEQIYHYERPLLVGEDIHCWTEVKDYKEKAGKSGTMGILTLEGKGEDDDGTLVFSADQVVIITEAVRKGMKA, via the coding sequence ATGTTTGAAGATGCAATTGGAAAGCGATCCAATAAGGTGAGAAATACGGTTGAACGTGGCGCCGTGCGCAAATTCGCCGACGCCATCGGGGATGCGCATCCGATTTTCGTCGATGAAGATGCGGGAAAGGCATCGCGCTATGGCGCCAATATCGCGCCGCCGACATTCCCGCGCGTGTTTGATTACGGAGAAATCGACGGATTGGGATTGCCGAGCAAAGGACTCATTCACGGCGAGCAAATCTATCATTATGAACGCCCGCTGCTCGTCGGCGAAGACATTCATTGCTGGACGGAAGTGAAAGATTACAAGGAAAAAGCCGGAAAAAGCGGCACGATGGGGATTCTCACGCTCGAAGGAAAAGGGGAAGACGACGATGGGACACTCGTTTTCAGCGCCGACCAAGTGGTCATTATTACCGAAGCAGTCAGAAAGGGGATGAAGGCATGA
- the fabG gene encoding 3-oxoacyl-ACP reductase FabG has protein sequence MTNFSGQTAFITGGSRGIGRGIAERLVHDGAKVAIIDINEEALAEAREHFAGQDVLAINANVTNREEVENAMKEAYDAYGSIDILVNNAGVIRDNMLFKMTEDDWKTVMDVHLNGSFNAASVAQTYMVEQKYGRIINLSSTSALGNRGQANYSTAKAGLQGFTKTLAIELGKFGITANSIAPGFIETDMTKATAERLNIPFEKLVEASVSQIPVARSGRPEDIANAVAFFADERSSFVSGQVIYVAGGPKA, from the coding sequence ATGACAAATTTTTCAGGACAAACGGCATTTATAACCGGTGGAAGCCGGGGGATCGGGCGTGGCATTGCCGAACGGCTCGTCCATGACGGCGCGAAAGTGGCGATTATCGATATCAACGAAGAAGCGTTGGCAGAGGCGCGCGAACACTTTGCAGGCCAGGATGTTTTGGCGATCAACGCGAACGTTACGAATCGCGAAGAAGTAGAAAACGCGATGAAGGAAGCCTATGACGCGTATGGTTCCATCGACATCCTTGTCAACAATGCCGGCGTCATCCGCGATAACATGCTTTTTAAAATGACCGAAGACGATTGGAAGACGGTCATGGATGTGCATTTGAATGGGTCCTTTAACGCCGCGAGTGTGGCGCAAACGTATATGGTTGAGCAAAAATACGGCCGTATTATCAATCTATCATCGACGTCGGCTTTGGGAAATCGCGGACAGGCGAACTATTCAACCGCTAAAGCAGGTTTGCAAGGGTTTACAAAAACGTTGGCTATTGAACTTGGCAAATTTGGAATTACGGCGAATTCTATCGCGCCCGGATTCATCGAAACGGACATGACGAAAGCGACGGCCGAGCGGCTCAACATTCCTTTTGAAAAATTGGTGGAAGCAAGCGTCTCGCAAATCCCCGTCGCTCGCAGCGGGAGACCTGAAGATATCGCGAACGCGGTGGCGTTTTTCGCCGATGAGCGTTCCTCGTTCGTGAGCGGACAAGTCATCTACGTCGCCGGCGGACCGAAAGCGTAA